The sequence below is a genomic window from Nitrospinota bacterium.
ACCTCGTGCGGCTTTTTCAATTGCAGGATCGTCTCAAGGGCTTCGCGAAAAAGAGCGCGCAGCCGGTGAAGCGGCTCCACGTCGTCGGGGCTGGCGCAATGGGAGGAGACATCGCGGCGTGGAGCGCGTTGCGCGGCCTCACCGTCACGTTGCAGGACCGCGAAACGAAGTTCATCGCCCCCGCCATCAAGCGGGCGGCGGCCCTGTTCAAAAAGAAGCTGAAAGAACCCCGGCTGGTGCAGTTGGCGCTCGACCGGCTGATACCCGATCCGTCCGGCGCGGGCGCGGCTTCCGCCGACATCGTCATCGAAGCGGTGTTTGAAGACCTGAAGGTGAAGCGCGAGATGTTCGCGCGGCTGGAGCCGGTGATGAAGTCCGGAGCGGTGCTTGCCACCAACACCTCCAGCATCCCGCTGGAAGAGATGGCTGCCACGCTGGCCCGCCCGGAGCGGCTGGTCGGCATTCATTTTTTCAATCCGGTGCCGCAGATGCCGTTGGTGGAAGTGGTGCAAGGTGCGGGAACCGGCGCGGCGGCGCTGGAAGCGGCCTTCGCCTATGTGGGGGCCATCGGCAAGCTGCCGGTGCCGGTGAAAAGCAGTCCCGGTTTCCTTGTGAATCGTGTGTTGATGCCGTACCTTATGGAAGCGATGATGATGGAATCAGAAGGAATACCAGCGGCCGTCATCGACGCGGCGGCGGTGCGGTTTGGCATGCCGATGGGACCGCTGTTGCTGGGTGACACGGTGGGACTTGATATCTGTTATCACGTTGGGCATATCTTCAAGGAGAAGTTTGGCGCGGAGATGCCCCCGAAGCTTGAAAGCATGGTGAAGGACGGCAAGCTTGGCGTCAAGAGCGGTCAGGGGTATTACGACCACCGCTCCGGGAAAGTGCGGACGGCGGCGGGGCCGGCTACACCGGAAATGAAGGAAATTACCGATCGGCTGATGCTGCGTTATGTCAACGAGTGTGTCGCCTGCCTGCGCGAAGGGATCGTGGCCGACGCCGACCTTATTGATGCCGGGATGGTCTTTGGCAGCGGCTTCGCGCCGTTTCGCGGCGGGCCGTTGCGCCACGCGCGCGCGGCGGGGAAGGCGGCGCTGACCGCGCGCCTTGAGGAGTTGCGGACTAAATACGGCCCCCGTTTCGCGCCGGATGCGGGCTGGAACGCCCTGTAAGGAGATGCCATGAAACAGACGACGGATTATATCGACTATAAAGAAGCGGGTACGATAGCCGGCCTTTTCGAACTGCGTATTAAAAAAAACCCCGGCAAGATGGCTTACCGCCAGTATGACGAACCGCGCGGCGTGTGGGTGGAAAAGACCTGGGGCGGCATGAACCGCGACGCAAGTTGCTGGCAGGGCGCCCTGGAAAACGAAGGGTTGATGCCGGGCGACCGCATTGGGCTTATGGTGCGCAACTCGATGGAGTGGGTACTCTGCGACATGGCGGCGCTTGCCTCGGGCCTTGTGGTGGTGCCCATTTTCATCAAGGACTCGCACGATAACATCGTCCACATAATAAACGACTCGCGGATGAGGCTGCTGGTGGTGGAGGATTCCGATACCTGGGATTCGCTGCGCCCAATTCATGACCGCATCCCCACTGTTGGACGGGTGCTCATCATCCGCCGGTTCAAGGATACGTCGCGCGACCCGCGGGTGAAGTATTACGAAGACTGGCTTTGCACCGACGATTCTGGAATATATGTCCACGACGTTACGCCGGAATCCCCCGCCACTATCGTCTACACTTCCGGCACCACCGGCCTGCCAAAAGGTGTGGTGTTGACGCACCGCAACATTCTTTGGAATGCGCATGCCGGTCTTCGCGCCGCCACCGTTACGCCCGATGACCTTTTCCTTTCGTTCCTCCCGCTTACCCACATGTTTGAACGCACGGTTGGTTATTACCTGCCGGTCATGGCGGGATCCTCGGTGGTTTATGCCCGCAACGTCCGCAGTGTCGCTGAAGATCTTCTTACGCAGCGGCCAACGGTGATAGTCACGGTGCCGCTGGTATTCCAGCGTATTTACGAGCGGGTGACGGACGAAGTGGCGAAGGCTTCTCCCGTGAAAAAGTGGATATTCAAAACGGCGGTCAACATCGGTTACGGCGCGTTCTTGCACGGGCAGGGGCGGGGGCCGTGGTCGCCGCTTTTCCTGCTCAATCCGTTGTTCAATGGTATCGTCGGCAAAAAAATTCTGGGGAAAATGGGAGGGCGGCTACGGTTGGCGGTCTCTGGCGGCGCGGCGCTGCCGGAATACATCTGGCGGCTTTTCGTGGCGATCGGCCTTCCGGTGATACAGGGGTACGGCTTGACGGAGACCAGCCCGGTGCTGAGCTGCAACCGCGAAGGAAACAACCGGGGGGATACGGTTGGCCCGCCGCTGGACGATGTGGAGATTCGGATCGTGGAAAACGGCGAAATCATCGCCAAAACCCCCGGCATGATGAAGGGGTACTGGAACAATGAAGGGGCGACCCGCCAAATTATCGATGCCGAAGGGTGGGTACACACCGGTGACGTGGGTGAGATCACCAACGGCCATCTGAAGATCACCGGCAGGCTCAAGCAGATCATCGTCATGTCGAACGGCGAAAAAGTGCCGCCCGACCGGGTGGAAGCCGAGATCAAGGCGATGGGCATTTTCGAGAACCTTATGATTTACGGCGAGCAGAAGCCGTTTTTGCTGCTGCTGGCCAAGCCGCTCCCGGACAAGCTGCGGCAGTTCGCCGCTGAAAATGGCTTTGCGTACG
It includes:
- a CDS encoding long-chain fatty acid--CoA ligase, whose amino-acid sequence is MKQTTDYIDYKEAGTIAGLFELRIKKNPGKMAYRQYDEPRGVWVEKTWGGMNRDASCWQGALENEGLMPGDRIGLMVRNSMEWVLCDMAALASGLVVVPIFIKDSHDNIVHIINDSRMRLLVVEDSDTWDSLRPIHDRIPTVGRVLIIRRFKDTSRDPRVKYYEDWLCTDDSGIYVHDVTPESPATIVYTSGTTGLPKGVVLTHRNILWNAHAGLRAATVTPDDLFLSFLPLTHMFERTVGYYLPVMAGSSVVYARNVRSVAEDLLTQRPTVIVTVPLVFQRIYERVTDEVAKASPVKKWIFKTAVNIGYGAFLHGQGRGPWSPLFLLNPLFNGIVGKKILGKMGGRLRLAVSGGAALPEYIWRLFVAIGLPVIQGYGLTETSPVLSCNREGNNRGDTVGPPLDDVEIRIVENGEIIAKTPGMMKGYWNNEGATRQIIDAEGWVHTGDVGEITNGHLKITGRLKQIIVMSNGEKVPPDRVEAEIKAMGIFENLMIYGEQKPFLLLLAKPLPDKLRQFAAENGFAYEGEHPPHGGKFEEALMAAVNARLTGFPGYVRVKRLILVDESWLPDNGLLTTSLKLKRHVIEEKYRKEMEAAYTN
- a CDS encoding enoyl-CoA hydratase/isomerase family protein; this encodes MDAQSVAWLALDKADASANVLSSDVLLELDGALTHIESQKSSALVIYSAKKSGFIAGADVNEFTKVTDEASALALIRRRQEVFTRIEKMPFPTVALIHGFCLGGGMELALACRYRVASTDEKTQLGLPEVKLGIHPGFGGTVRATRVMGGISGLEMMLTGRSFSAKAAKKAGLVDMTAPDRHLKAAALSLIKKNAPPHKAGGMQAIAGLPILRGITAGMMRKKTAEKADPGQYPAPFAMIDLWARYGGDERRMMEEEARSVSRLIVGDTAQNLVRLFQLQDRLKGFAKKSAQPVKRLHVVGAGAMGGDIAAWSALRGLTVTLQDRETKFIAPAIKRAAALFKKKLKEPRLVQLALDRLIPDPSGAGAASADIVIEAVFEDLKVKREMFARLEPVMKSGAVLATNTSSIPLEEMAATLARPERLVGIHFFNPVPQMPLVEVVQGAGTGAAALEAAFAYVGAIGKLPVPVKSSPGFLVNRVLMPYLMEAMMMESEGIPAAVIDAAAVRFGMPMGPLLLGDTVGLDICYHVGHIFKEKFGAEMPPKLESMVKDGKLGVKSGQGYYDHRSGKVRTAAGPATPEMKEITDRLMLRYVNECVACLREGIVADADLIDAGMVFGSGFAPFRGGPLRHARAAGKAALTARLEELRTKYGPRFAPDAGWNAL